atatatatatatatatatatatatgtatatatatatatatatatatgtatatatatatatatatgtatatatatatatatatatgtatataatatatatatatatatatatatgtatatatatatatatatatatatatatatatatatatatatgtatatatatatatatatatatatatatatatatatatatatatatatatatatatatatatatatatatatattatatatatatatatatatatatatatatatatatatatatatatatatatatgtatatatatatatatatatgtatatatatatatatatgtatatatatatatatatgtatatatatgtatatgtatatatatgtatatgtatatgtatatatatatatatatatatatatatatatatatatatatatatatatatatatatatatatatatatatgtatgtatatatatatgtatgtatgtatatatatatatatgtatgtatatatatatatatatatatatatatacatatatatattatatatgtatatatatatatatgtatatatatatatatatatatatatatatatatgtatatatatatatatgtatatatatatatatatatgtatatatatgtatatatatatatatatatatatatatatatatatatatatatatatatatatatatatatatgtatatatatatatatatatgtatatatatatatatatatatgtatatatatatatatatatatatatatatatatatatatatgtatatatatatatatatctgtatatatatatatgtatatatatatatatatatctgtatatatatatatgtatatatatatatgtatatatatatatatgtatatatatatatatatgtatgtatatatatatatatatgtatatatatatatatatgtatatatatatatatatatatgtatatatatatatacatatatatatatatgtatatatatatatatatatatatatatatatatatatatatatatatatatatatatatatatatatatatatatatatatatatgtcaaacTCAAGATTATAACTGTGCATTGAGCCGGATAAGGGCTAGGACTGGCCTTATAAAATATAACATGGACTTTTAAATGGGCCGGGCTCAATGGCCCTCCCAAACTCAACCTAGCTCGCTTATATTAATTCTTCAAATTTTCTTGCATCGCCAATTGTCTTACGGTCTGTTATGCTTGGAGTAGCATGATTCTATGTGGAGCCTCAACCCTCTTGGAATTTATAGTCAACCCAGAGAAGAGATTACTATATGTTGTATAATAGATTTTGTTAGTCAGATTATTTTCATTTGCTTTGCTTGGAAATGTCTTTATGTAGATTTGCCAAGAATCTTGTTAggttaaatttcttaaaaacaTTGAATATATATATGGCTGTAGCAAGTGTTGATCACTTTTTGTGATGTTTTTGACgcactttgattttgaattttacagTGTTCTCTTGAATAGTATTATAAAATGTATAATTCATGCCGATATTAATGGGCAGTGGCCATCATGAATGTTGATTAATATCAATCACGTTGAGCAAAACTCTAAAAGAGCAAAGCCCGTTTTAATCCCGCTCAGTACATAGTAAAAGTTGACCTTTTAAAAGTCCAACCCATTTAAGGCCCGGCCTGTTGAAAGCCCATCCACTAAAGGGTCAGGCCCGGAGGCCTCCGGCCCATTGCACACCTCTACTCAGGATGATAGTTGTGTCTCAGCAAAGTTCGTACACGAACTTGCAACTTTGCGTTCAAAGCTCCTCTTTCCACATGGAATAGTAAATTCGTGAAGAATGTTGCATTATACAGAACTTCAACATATTACACAACAAAATGGGGGCAAAACTTTCTAGACAACGCAACGCACAAATAAAATCGAGAGAAACCCACAGAAAACTTCGCGGTAAAGCAGCTATGAACCAAACATGTAATCTCCTATCAGCATGGAACTTACCTAAAGGCCTATCCCTCCGTCCCATTGAAATTTTCTCttcatatattcatgtaaaaaacATTTGGAAATCAAATAAGGGCGATTTCAGTGACACAGAGGGGTATCGTAACTGTTACAACTGACCTATTAACTGTTACTGTGCTAGATACTGATATTGTAGGTTGCAGCTTACGCCGGTGGCTGATGTGATGATGGCAAATGAGAACCATAGGTAGGCGCCGCAGCAGAAAAGGGTCCATTAGGTTCGGAATTTTTTGGATAGTAAGGCATCGTTTCATCATTTACTGGAGCGGTATTAAGAGGTTGCGAAGAAACTGGATTAGTAACAGTAGGCATGTGTCTTTTACCACGGCCATATCTACCACCTGTATAAACACATTGCGACTTCGTGTTCTGTTGATGCAATTTACCATTTTGAAAGTTCTTTCTATCAATTTTGCCAGATTTATCTAGCTGGGCAGCCCTTCTATAGAGTGGCTCGAGAGGGTACGAGGGGTCTTCAATGTTGTATTGTTCAATACATCCAATGACAACTCTTATTCCAGCCAGTTCTCGTGCGTTGTTTTTTTGCTGAACGTAACACAGAAATTTCATTGAGACGAAGCTATAACAAAGACTTCATAGATAGCACTATACATAAACACATACTACATATCTTTATTcaattattcttcaaattaagaATGTAGAAATACCTGTAAGGCAGCAATACCACCTCCTTGTAAAGTTTTTCTGATCCCCCTCATGTATGTTTTCAACAGAGGAACAGGAGGGAAATCCTCGGAGAGATTGAATGCACAAATAAAATGAACGGCATCAATTAGCCTCTCGCTTTTGATCAATGTCTTGATCAAACCTGCAAAATTTGCAAAGGctcagcatatatatatatatatatatatatatatatatatatatatatatatatatatatatatatatatatatatatatatatgtatatatatatatatgtatatatatatatatgtatatatatatatattatatatatatatatgtatatatatatattatatatatatatatatatatacacacaggATTCGAAACCCAcctgacctgaaatatatgcaAAACCCACCCAAACATCCGAATGCAAACCTCTATAGATAACTAATTGCATTACTTGGGGACTAGACCTACAAGATATATTGATACTTAATCGTCCAAACTACTAAGTCAGCAGGACGGTTAAAAGAATACCAACCTGGTATCATTAATGTCAAATCAAGAGAACGGCAGAGTTCAGTTGCCTGCTCATGATGAGCAACTACAAGAACATACTTGCAATATTCTTCCGGATCAAACTCATAGGCAATTCTAAATGTTGCAACCAGCCGCAAAAATGCTTCAACTTCCAATGATTTTCCATTGGCAGCACTACTACTTTCGTCAGGCAACTTAAGTTTCCAATCATTGGCAATAGATACAGCCTGCTGCTGGGTTTCAGGGTTAAGAATCTCTGCAGCATTGTTCACCTTTGACAAAAAGGCAGACAGGGCCTCCATAAGGATTATACAAGACTGGCGCATGTCATGGAGAGCACTACTATCCTCCTCTTGGATCATTTCATTTGGAGGGAAAAATCCTTCCAATGCTTTAAGCACTAAATGGGCTGGTTCAGCTGCACTACCAAGTGCGACTGACAGCTGTTCTTTCCAAAAAGGAGAAACGGTTTTTAGATTCTCCACGACAAAGTTCAGAAGTCCTATAGAATCCATCTGCTCACAAAATTGTGTCAGCTCTGCAAGAGGATTAACCTCAACAGCACCACCTTCAACATTTTCCTCAATACTTCGAGGGGATTTCTCATCTTGGGTATCAAGTGATGCATTTTCATCGTTAACAGAGCTGTTTACCTTATTTTCATCGGCATCAACACCGGAGGATTCCAAAGGCTCTGGTACAATAGTTTCCCTAGCCTCAGTGATGAAAGCCAAAGCAGAATCTTTTAGTTCCTGCAACCTATCTAACAAATCTTGTTCCTTTGCTACAACAGCTGCCTCTCTCTCAGCAAGAACCATGTTATTGCGAGTTTCAGTCTCCGTGAATTCCTTCTCCTTGGCTTCAAAATCTTCAAGCTTCTTTTTCATCATTGCGTCCAAGTTACGAAAATGTGCTTCAACATTATTCCATGGGATCTGATTGCTATCAATAACCTTGTGACGTTTCAATTCAGCAAGTGCATTTCCCAGCTGTTCTAGCAGAGATGCACTCGACTCAACAGAGGATGCAATATTGATCTCAGATTTTTCTATATCACTCATTTCTGTGCAACTCTTTTCAAAAAGCTGCAACATGTATTGATAGTTCATATTAGAACAAAGGAATCAGCATAAGTGTATTTTCAAGTacaaagaaaaatcaaatgttAATAAATGCTTCATACACACCAAAACTTTGCTTAGTTCAGACATATACTGTAGATAGAATATTTAAGAATAGGAAAACTAaaagaagataaaaaaattgaatcagaAAAATTGAAGAAGCATAAGAACAACATTCCAACACCACAATGTCATTTAGTGGCTTTCACTTAGGCAGAAGTTATGGAACTTGGGTGTACACAGCATTACCcttgtaaataattaaaaaaagtttgttTCTAATGGACCATTGTGAAAAACATCAGCTCCaacttaaataaaagaaatgcacatgatttaataacTCATTTAGATATACtccattataatttgaaatcaaaGAACTATAAGTCTTTGATCTCATcaagaacaaactcaaaaaCGCAATAGGAAAATCTTGTAAATGAAGCGTTGCTTTAAAATAAATGGGAAAATCAACATGCTCCATTTACAAGGTAGAAGGACTTGAAAAGTCTGATTCTCAAGCATTTTCGTCCAATTGATGGAGGAGACCTGGAACAGTGGCTCTCTGTTCAGCATAAGGGAACTTTAGCTGAGTACCTAGAGTTGTGCAAAAATTCACTCATAACTTTCAGTCAGTAATGGTGAAGGCCATTTTACGGGGGTTGACGGAGCATGTGAAAATTGAATTAAGGGTTTAAGGACCCACCACTTTGGAGCATACCATGGAATGGCCTGAAAAAGTTGATAAAAATTAGGGGCTCAAACCTGGTTAGGAAGAAGCTTTGGGATTGCTAGCAAAACATTTGATTCCAAAAACAATCCTAACCCTAATTTCCATTCTTCCACTCAAAACCCACACAATTACCCAAAAACCACAATTTACTTAAAAATCCCGAATAACCCATCACTAACCATAAGAAAACCCACAATAACAATATAACTAAAATTTCATCTAGAGAAAAGTTCAGGGGATTATATGATGAGCTCTGGGAGAAACGAGCAAAGGAATTGTGTTTTCAATGTGATGGAAAATGGTCGGTCAATCATGTATGTAGTAAGGAGTTGAGTGTACTGATTAGATTTGAGGAAGCACAAGAGATGATTTTCTGGAAAATTAGATCAAGGAAGAAGATGTGGATAGtatttatatattcttaaatttggCAATGAGTATTACAAATCCAAAAACTATGAAGCTATTGGCACTATTGTGGAACAAGAGGTTATCGTGATGATCGATCGAGGGGCCATGAACAACTTTATTTCGACAATGGTTGTAGCTACAAGGAattgaagttgaagaaga
This genomic stretch from Amaranthus tricolor cultivar Red isolate AtriRed21 chromosome 9, ASM2621246v1, whole genome shotgun sequence harbors:
- the LOC130823912 gene encoding FRIGIDA-like protein 3; this encodes MSDIEKSEINIASSVESSASLLEQLGNALAELKRHKVIDSNQIPWNNVEAHFRNLDAMMKKKLEDFEAKEKEFTETETRNNMVLAEREAAVVAKEQDLLDRLQELKDSALAFITEARETIVPEPLESSGVDADENKVNSSVNDENASLDTQDEKSPRSIEENVEGGAVEVNPLAELTQFCEQMDSIGLLNFVVENLKTVSPFWKEQLSVALGSAAEPAHLVLKALEGFFPPNEMIQEEDSSALHDMRQSCIILMEALSAFLSKVNNAAEILNPETQQQAVSIANDWKLKLPDESSSAANGKSLEVEAFLRLVATFRIAYEFDPEEYCKYVLVVAHHEQATELCRSLDLTLMIPGLIKTLIKSERLIDAVHFICAFNLSEDFPPVPLLKTYMRGIRKTLQGGGIAALQQKNNARELAGIRVVIGCIEQYNIEDPSYPLEPLYRRAAQLDKSGKIDRKNFQNGKLHQQNTKSQCVYTGGRYGRGKRHMPTVTNPVSSQPLNTAPVNDETMPYYPKNSEPNGPFSAAAPTYGSHLPSSHQPPA